Sequence from the Enhydrobacter sp. genome:
TGAAGAAAGCGCTCTAATTCATTGTTGTTATTGATAATTTTATTTCATAGAATGCACGTCAAGTCGATCCGGCCGATCCCTCTCGCCCGGTACGGCGTGTTGCCCGGTCGCCTCGGGCGCATTTCGGGGCGGCCCATTGGAAGGTACCGATGTTCAATCCGCGCCTCACCGAGACGCTGACCGATTTTCCGTTTGCGCGGCTGAACACTCTTCTGGCGCCGATCACGCCGCCGCAGCACCTGTCGCCGATCAACATGTCGGTCGGCGAGCCGCAGGGCGCCATGCCGGCCTTTGCCCGCAAGATCGTGGCCGACGAGGTCGACGGCTGGAACCGCTATCCGCCCAACCAGGGCCTGCCCGATCTCAATCTGGCGATCTGCGAATGGCTGACGCGGCGCTACCGGCTGCCGCCCGGGCTGCTCGATCCCAATCGTCACGTTCATCCCACGGCGGGCAGCAAGGAAGGCGTCTACATCATCTCGACGGTGGCGACGCCGCAACGGAAGGCTGGCGCGAAGCCGATCGTCGCCCTGCCCAATCCCTTCTATCAAGCCTACCTCGGCGGTGCGGTTCTGTCCGGCGCCGAGCCGTTGCTGGTCAACGCCGAAGCCTCGACCGGCTTCCTGCCCGACTACGATTCCCTCGACGAATCGCTGTGGAAGCGCATGACCGTCGCCTATCTCTGTTCGCCCGCCAACCCGCAGGGCGCCATTGCGAACAGGGAGTACCTGAAGAACCTGCTGCGCCTGTGCCGTCGCCACGACGTCGTGCTGGCGATCGACGAGTGCTACGCCGAAATCTACAACGCCGAGCCCCCGCCGGGCGCGCTGCAGGCGGCGCTCGAGATCGACGAGACGGGCGGCACCGACCCGTTCCGTAACCTCACCGTCTTCCACTCGCTCAGCAAGCGCTCCAACGCGGCCGGCCTGCGCTCGGGCTTCGTGGCGGGCGATCCCAGGCTGGTCGCCATGATCTTGCGCTGGCGCACCTATGGCGGCCCGCAGATCCCCATCGCCGTCCAGAAGGCGTCGGCGGCGCTGTGGCGCGAGGAGACGCACCCGCTCGAGACGCGCGAATGGTATCGCCGCAACTTCCGCGTCGCCGAGCAGATCCTGCACAACCGGTTCGGTTACTACACGCCGGGCGGCGGCTTCTTCCTGTGGCTCGATGTCGGCGACGGCGAGGAGGCCACGCGCCGGCTGTGGGGCAAGGCGCACGTCAAGGTGCTGCCTGGCGCCTATGCCTGCCGCGAGACGAACGGCGTCAACACCGCGCATCGCTACATCCGCGTCGCGCTGGTGCATGACGAGAAGACGACGCGCGAGGGGCTGAGTCGCCTCGCCGAGGTGCTGTGAGGCGGCCGTGGCTCTGATCGGCAACGATCTCTCTTCCCACAAGACGGCGATCCTGCCGGAGGGCGGGCGCGACTTCCTGCGCCGCCGCGCGATGGAGCTGGTGGGCGCGGCCGTCGCGGCGCTCGGCGTGCTGATGCTGATGGCGGTCTTCACCTACAATCCGGCCGACCCGTCGCTCAACCACGCCACCGGCAGCGCGCCGCACAATCTGATGGGCCTGCCGGGCGCCTATGCCGCCGACGTCCTGCTGCAGACCTTCGGGCTGGCGATCATCCTGGTTCCCGTCGCCTTCATCACCTGGGGCGTGCGCATGGTGCGCACGCACCATTTGGGCTTCTTCGGGTTGCGGCTGTCGTTGCTGCTGCTCGCCCTGCTGCTGATGAGCGTGGGTTGCGTGGGCATGGGCGACGTCGGCGGTGCCGCCACGCACGCCGGGGCCGGCGGATTGGTCGGCCTCGCCCTGATCGGCTACTTCCGCGATGTGCTGCTCACGCACTCGAGCGGCGGCGGCCTGGCGTTGATCGAGCCGGCGGCGGTCGCGCTCTCCCTCATCGCCATGGCGCCGGCGCTCGGTATGAACCGCACGGATCTGCCGCTGATCTTCCGCATCTTGCGCGCGCCGTTCCTGTGGAGCCTGTGGCTGTTCCAGGCCGGCGTTTCCCTGTGGCGCGGCCGGCCGCAGGGGGCGAACGAGGAATCCGAGCCTCCGGCCCCGCCGATCGGCTACGCCGAGATTCCCGGCGAGATCGATGCCAGCCAGTACGATCCCTCTCGCTTCGAGGCGCGCCTCGGTGAAATCCCGGACGAAGGCGCCCCGCTGCCGCCGCGCGATTCGCTGCTCGTCGACGCCCCGCACGCGCCGATCGAGCGACCGGCGCCGGAAATTCCCGATGCGCCCGTGCCGCTCGAGCCGGCGCTGCCGCCGATGCCGCCGCCCGACTCGATCCGCGAGCGCACTCTGTTCGATCGACTCGCCGGCACGCGCATCGAACCCATCCTCGGGCGCCTCCGTCCCTCCGCGCCGTCGCCTGCCGGCGACGGGCCCGAGCCCCTCTCCACGCCGTCGCCGTCCCTCCCGACGCTCGACGGGCAGGAGCCGGAGGCATCGCCGGATCTCGCGACCGAGGCGCCTGCCGGGGAGATCGAAGAGGCCGACGACAATCCCTTCACGCCCGACTTGCTGGACATCGACGAGGCATCGCCGGAGACGCCGGCCGCCGGACCCAAAATCATCCCGCGCAAGCAGGGTGCCGCGCAGGGCAAGCGGGCGGCCAGGGCCGGCCAGCGCGAGCTCGATCTCGGGGTCGGCGAATACCGGCTGCCGCCGCTCGACATCCTCGCCCTGCCGTCGCGGGTCAGCACCGAGACCAAGATCGACGAGGAGGCGCTCGAGCAGAACGCACGCCTGCTCGAAACCGTGCTCGACGATTTCGGCGTCAAGGGTCAGATCGTGAAGGTGCGGCCGGGCCCGGTCGTCACCCTCTACGAGCTCGAGCCCGCGCCGGGGACCAAGTCGAGCCGCGTCATCGGGCTGGCCGACGACATCGCCCGTTCGATGAGCGCGGTGTCGGCGCGCGTCGCCACCGTGCCGGGCCGCAACGTGATCGGCATCGAGCTGCCCAACGCGCGGCGCGAGACGGTATTCCTGCGCGAGTTGCTGTCGACCCGGCATTACGAGGACAATCGCCTCAACCTGCCGCTGGCACTCGGCAAGGACATCGGCGGCGATCCCGTCATCGCCGACCTCGCGCGCATGCCGCACCTGCTGATCGGCGGCACCACGGGGTCGGGCAAGTCGGTGGCGGTCAACACCATGATCCTGTCGCTTCTCTACAGGCTGCCTCCGGATCGCTGCCGCTTCATCATGATCGATCCCAAGATGCTGGAGCTCAGCGTCTACCAGGACATCCCGCACCTGCTGACCCCCGTCGTCACCGAGCCGCGCAAGGCGATCGTGGCGCTGAAGTGGGTGGTGCGCGAGATGGAGGATCGCTACCGCGCCATGAGCTCGGTCGGCGTGCGCAATATCGCCGGCTACAACGAGAAGCTCGCCGAGTCGCACAAGAAGGGCGTGCCGCTCACCCGCAAGGTGCAGACCGGCATCGATCCAGAGACCCGCCGGCCGGTCTTCGAGGACGAGGAGATCGACACCACACCGCTGCCCTTCATTGTCGTCATCATCGACGAGATGGCCGACCTGATGCTGGTCGCCGGCAAGGAGATCGAGGCGGCCGTGCAGCGGCTCGCCCAGATGGCGCGCGCCGCCGGCATCCACGTCGTGATGGCGACGCAGCGGCCGTCGGTCGACGTCATCACCGGCACCATCAAGGCCAACTTCCCGACCCGCATCTCCTTCCAGGTGACGTCGAAGATCGACAGCCGCACCATCCTCGGCGAGCAGGGCGGCG
This genomic interval carries:
- a CDS encoding DNA translocase FtsK 4TM domain-containing protein; translation: MALIGNDLSSHKTAILPEGGRDFLRRRAMELVGAAVAALGVLMLMAVFTYNPADPSLNHATGSAPHNLMGLPGAYAADVLLQTFGLAIILVPVAFITWGVRMVRTHHLGFFGLRLSLLLLALLLMSVGCVGMGDVGGAATHAGAGGLVGLALIGYFRDVLLTHSSGGGLALIEPAAVALSLIAMAPALGMNRTDLPLIFRILRAPFLWSLWLFQAGVSLWRGRPQGANEESEPPAPPIGYAEIPGEIDASQYDPSRFEARLGEIPDEGAPLPPRDSLLVDAPHAPIERPAPEIPDAPVPLEPALPPMPPPDSIRERTLFDRLAGTRIEPILGRLRPSAPSPAGDGPEPLSTPSPSLPTLDGQEPEASPDLATEAPAGEIEEADDNPFTPDLLDIDEASPETPAAGPKIIPRKQGAAQGKRAARAGQRELDLGVGEYRLPPLDILALPSRVSTETKIDEEALEQNARLLETVLDDFGVKGQIVKVRPGPVVTLYELEPAPGTKSSRVIGLADDIARSMSAVSARVATVPGRNVIGIELPNARRETVFLRELLSTRHYEDNRLNLPLALGKDIGGDPVIADLARMPHLLIGGTTGSGKSVAVNTMILSLLYRLPPDRCRFIMIDPKMLELSVYQDIPHLLTPVVTEPRKAIVALKWVVREMEDRYRAMSSVGVRNIAGYNEKLAESHKKGVPLTRKVQTGIDPETRRPVFEDEEIDTTPLPFIVVIIDEMADLMLVAGKEIEAAVQRLAQMARAAGIHVVMATQRPSVDVITGTIKANFPTRISFQVTSKIDSRTILGEQGGEQLLGQGDMLYMAGGGKIARVHGPFVSDTEVEEVVRHLRAQGQPAYIESVTDDPDGEEGGAGLPGDGEDSESDQLYDQAVALVARERKCSTSFIQRYLQIGYNRAARIVERMEREGVVSQANHVGKREVLARDIDDRAR
- a CDS encoding aminotransferase class I/II-fold pyridoxal phosphate-dependent enzyme — encoded protein: MFNPRLTETLTDFPFARLNTLLAPITPPQHLSPINMSVGEPQGAMPAFARKIVADEVDGWNRYPPNQGLPDLNLAICEWLTRRYRLPPGLLDPNRHVHPTAGSKEGVYIISTVATPQRKAGAKPIVALPNPFYQAYLGGAVLSGAEPLLVNAEASTGFLPDYDSLDESLWKRMTVAYLCSPANPQGAIANREYLKNLLRLCRRHDVVLAIDECYAEIYNAEPPPGALQAALEIDETGGTDPFRNLTVFHSLSKRSNAAGLRSGFVAGDPRLVAMILRWRTYGGPQIPIAVQKASAALWREETHPLETREWYRRNFRVAEQILHNRFGYYTPGGGFFLWLDVGDGEEATRRLWGKAHVKVLPGAYACRETNGVNTAHRYIRVALVHDEKTTREGLSRLAEVL